In a single window of the Papaver somniferum cultivar HN1 chromosome 8, ASM357369v1, whole genome shotgun sequence genome:
- the LOC113305835 gene encoding uncharacterized protein LOC113305835: MFNPESEKNTKATVWVRLPYLHFEYLEEETLFRIARGLGKPVYVDHRTLRVEYGYFAAVLVDIDFSKPLPNLVIDDEDCPEGFRLDYDFMNRPEFCDHCKSVGHTFSQCRSAKYKDLEKLHDAEEDPLKRATIKAEMDELKDYWKKEKFKKPKKTPPPPPENNGKISISHALPETTSSNLAAGSMPLCETDDNAATITLDLEREEEELYKFYDEQKKIVDDMAKAADLAKIEQDALLAKLQNTR, encoded by the exons ATGTTTAATCCCGAATCAGAAAAGAATACCAAAGCAACAGTCTGGGTACGTTTACCTTATCTTCACTTTGAATATTTGGAAGAGGAAACTTTATTTCGAATAGCTCGTGGCCTTGGCAAGCCTGTATATGTTGATCATAGAACTCTAAGAGTTGAATATGGCTATTTTGCGGCTGTACTAGTTGATATTGATTTTTCAAAGCCTTTGCCAAATCTGgttattgatgatgaagattgtcCGGAGGGTTTTCGACTTGATTATGATTTCATGAATAGACCAGAATTTTGTGATCACTGTAAATCTGTTGGACACACTTTCTCTCAATGCAGATCGGCAAAATATAAAGATTTGGAGAAATTACATGATGCCGAGGAGGATCCATTAAAACGTGCAACCATCAAAGCTGAGATGGATGAGCTGAAGGATTattggaagaaagaaaaattcaaaaaaccaaAGAAAACTCCTCCACCTCCACCGGAAAATAACGGGAAGATCA GCATATCTCATGCCTTGCCTGAAACCACTAGCTCTAATCTAGCAGCTGGATCAATGCCTTTGTGTGAAACAGACGATAATGCTGCCACAATTACTTTGGACCTAGAAAGGGAAGAGGAAGAGTTgtacaaattttatgatgaacaaAAGAAGATAGTTGATGACATGGCTAAGGCTGCAGACCTTGCAAAAATTGAGCAAGATGCACTCTTAGCTAAACTGCAGAATACAAGATAG